In Vibrio sp. NTOU-M3, the following proteins share a genomic window:
- a CDS encoding LysR family transcriptional regulator: MDRISALKVFVAIVEQGSLSGAANHLDMERTKVSRYLTVLEEWVGTRLLHRTTRKQSLTEAGEQTLERAYQILNLTDDIHSIVDKEHNTLSGRLRITSSYSMIDAFLLSAINDFCRLWPKVAIDLVVADRSVHLVEEGIDLAVRISNDLDPNIVARQVGVCRSVVVATPKYLEENGWPETLQSLRQHQCLSFSYFGKGEWLFEKAGIPESVEVMGHLTANISNILLRATLEHHGVSMQPVAAAQPYIESGHLQPLLTDWEPKQLGVHLVYSNRKQVTPLLRQFIDFVVERMEGDPLWN, translated from the coding sequence ATGGACAGAATTAGCGCGTTAAAAGTGTTTGTAGCGATTGTCGAACAAGGCAGTTTATCTGGTGCAGCAAATCATTTGGATATGGAGCGCACCAAAGTGTCTCGTTATCTGACGGTATTGGAAGAGTGGGTCGGTACTCGCTTATTGCATCGCACTACCAGAAAACAGAGCCTGACAGAAGCTGGGGAGCAGACACTAGAGCGCGCTTATCAGATCTTAAATTTAACTGACGACATTCATTCTATTGTCGATAAGGAGCACAATACGCTCTCTGGCAGGCTGCGTATTACCAGCAGTTATTCGATGATTGATGCTTTTCTTCTCAGCGCGATTAATGATTTTTGTCGCTTATGGCCGAAAGTTGCTATTGATTTGGTGGTTGCTGATCGCAGTGTACATTTGGTTGAAGAAGGTATCGATCTTGCGGTGCGGATCAGCAATGATCTCGACCCTAATATTGTGGCTCGGCAGGTAGGCGTGTGCCGCTCTGTTGTCGTTGCCACGCCGAAATACCTCGAAGAAAATGGCTGGCCTGAAACGTTACAGTCACTGCGCCAGCATCAGTGTCTGAGCTTTAGCTATTTTGGCAAAGGAGAATGGCTGTTTGAAAAAGCAGGTATTCCAGAATCAGTTGAAGTGATGGGTCACCTTACGGCAAACATCTCTAACATCTTATTGCGAGCCACATTAGAGCACCATGGTGTCAGCATGCAACCCGTCGCGGCGGCGCAGCCATACATTGAATCCGGGCACTTGCAGCCACTATTGACTGATTGGGAGCCAAAGCAACTTGGTGTGCATCTTGTCTATTCCAACCGCAAGCAAGTGACCCCATTACTGCGTCAGTTTATCGATTTTGTTGTGGAGCGGATGGAAGGTGATCCGCTGTGGAACTGA
- a CDS encoding MBL fold metallo-hydrolase, producing MKATIAMTLSSLMVSTLAMAEIRLTTYNPQDSAIFPVTSTVLEGKNDVILFDAQFGIKEGQALVELIQQSNKPLKAIYITGGDPDFYFGLEPIVKAYPQAEIYATQSVVDHINKTKQKKIEYWGPILADNAPSQIYVPKVFAGDIQFDGETIELKEAGTHQAYYWLASQKTILGGVAVSAGSHIWMADSPTEDDRKAWIQTMEAMIDLNPKRVIPGHYVGEEPKGIEALTFGRDYLRAYDGFVAQSKNSKELVEKITKTYPQFEADDGLLIGAKVSMGEMKW from the coding sequence ATGAAAGCGACAATAGCAATGACACTATCAAGTCTGATGGTTTCCACTTTGGCGATGGCAGAGATTCGTCTGACCACTTACAACCCGCAAGACAGCGCGATATTTCCAGTCACTTCGACCGTGCTTGAAGGCAAAAACGATGTCATTCTGTTTGATGCTCAGTTTGGTATTAAGGAAGGTCAAGCACTGGTCGAGTTGATCCAGCAGTCGAACAAGCCACTTAAAGCGATTTATATTACTGGTGGTGATCCTGATTTTTATTTTGGATTAGAGCCGATAGTCAAAGCTTATCCACAAGCAGAAATCTATGCGACGCAAAGTGTGGTTGACCACATTAACAAAACCAAGCAGAAGAAAATTGAATACTGGGGGCCAATTTTAGCGGATAACGCGCCAAGCCAGATATATGTCCCTAAAGTATTTGCAGGTGATATCCAATTTGATGGTGAAACCATTGAACTGAAAGAAGCAGGGACCCATCAGGCGTACTATTGGCTTGCATCGCAAAAAACTATCCTTGGTGGTGTTGCGGTTTCAGCAGGTAGCCATATTTGGATGGCTGATTCTCCGACGGAAGATGATCGAAAAGCATGGATCCAAACCATGGAAGCGATGATTGACTTGAATCCTAAACGTGTGATCCCGGGTCATTACGTGGGTGAGGAACCAAAAGGTATTGAGGCATTAACATTCGGACGTGACTATCTCAGAGCGTATGATGGGTTTGTCGCTCAGTCGAAAAACTCGAAAGAGCTGGTAGAGAAAATCACCAAAACCTACCCACAATTCGAAGCCGATGATGGCCTACTCATCGGTGCTAAAGTGAGCATGGGTGAAATGAAGTGGTAA
- a CDS encoding ROK family protein, protein MNNETAFDLTFNQRLASLLQRQEENITPLSEKRKSLLLRAISCQTSPTRKSLSSEFKLRPATVTELVGELIELNLVREDKTINPSKPGRPEVYLHLNERAASAIVITIDSLTINAHLINLKGQIVCHASKTLSDHRLSNQDMLEQFEVLATTLLNKAPEENVVGIACSVPGLVDEHNVCWVFSNRWPQISHLSFDALAQQTRLPVRVAKNLNNELRARLLRHPEHAQESVLNIHWGYGIGTSYALRGEVLHTPTGGFGELGQTTLTVGEETPSIESVASLRAMEAALRQRYQNVPNNEADFVDFFQSHNTLEVPNIIQAIQVMSTTLRNAFLTLFPQKIIITGPLAQSSAIFEQLKQTFVEQLPEFAREHVSLQVGQRAKADEIFGAVSPLFQSAIKARLSSSHKKT, encoded by the coding sequence ATGAATAACGAAACGGCATTTGATTTAACGTTTAATCAGAGATTGGCTTCATTACTCCAGCGACAAGAAGAAAACATTACCCCGCTGTCGGAAAAGCGTAAAAGCCTGTTATTACGTGCAATTTCTTGCCAAACCTCACCCACTCGAAAAAGCTTAAGTAGCGAGTTTAAACTTCGTCCTGCAACGGTTACTGAACTGGTGGGAGAACTGATTGAACTGAACTTGGTGCGCGAAGATAAGACCATCAACCCATCAAAGCCGGGCCGGCCAGAAGTCTACCTTCATCTTAATGAACGGGCCGCATCTGCGATTGTTATCACCATTGACTCTCTCACCATCAATGCACATTTGATCAACCTCAAAGGTCAAATCGTTTGCCATGCCAGTAAGACATTAAGTGACCATAGATTGTCGAATCAGGATATGTTGGAGCAATTTGAAGTACTGGCAACAACACTGCTTAACAAAGCCCCCGAAGAAAACGTGGTCGGCATTGCCTGTTCCGTTCCTGGGTTAGTCGATGAGCATAATGTGTGTTGGGTATTCTCAAATCGATGGCCTCAAATCAGCCACCTATCATTTGATGCCTTGGCACAACAAACTCGCCTACCGGTTCGCGTTGCGAAAAACCTAAATAACGAACTGCGCGCTCGATTGCTGCGCCACCCAGAACATGCGCAAGAATCAGTACTCAACATACACTGGGGTTACGGAATTGGCACCTCCTATGCCTTGCGAGGCGAAGTACTCCACACACCAACAGGTGGATTTGGGGAGTTGGGGCAGACTACATTGACGGTAGGCGAAGAGACACCTTCAATAGAGTCGGTAGCGTCATTAAGAGCGATGGAAGCGGCGCTGCGCCAACGCTATCAAAATGTACCGAATAATGAGGCAGACTTTGTTGATTTCTTCCAAAGCCATAACACACTTGAGGTACCGAATATTATTCAGGCCATTCAGGTCATGAGCACAACGCTAAGAAATGCTTTTCTTACCCTGTTTCCACAAAAGATCATCATCACAGGACCACTGGCTCAAAGCTCAGCTATTTTTGAACAACTAAAACAAACCTTTGTTGAGCAACTGCCTGAATTCGCCCGTGAGCACGTCTCCTTACAGGTTGGACAACGGGCGAAAGCAGATGAGATTTTTGGTGCTGTTTCACCACTCTTTCAATCTGCAATCAAAGCGCGACTTTCCTCTAGTCATAAGAAAACTTAG
- a CDS encoding glucosamine-6-phosphate deaminase, protein MNISTWLDEASMGNAAAQAGADMICQTLERKGFANIILATGTSQFSMLSKLITDPRIDWSKVSIFHLDEYVGLSSQHPASFRRYLKERVADKLPNLKTFTYVNADAVPLEPELERLNSFIGNVVIDVAFVGIGENGHLAFNDPPADFDVTEPYIVVELDEACRRQQLGEGWFSSLDKVPSFAISMSIQQILKSRTIVCTVPSKRKALAVQQCFEGAVTPEHPASVLQQHPSVHVFLDQDAASALTK, encoded by the coding sequence ATGAACATATCAACATGGTTGGATGAAGCTTCAATGGGGAATGCAGCAGCGCAAGCTGGTGCGGATATGATTTGCCAAACTCTTGAGAGAAAAGGCTTTGCAAACATCATTTTAGCAACGGGTACGAGCCAGTTTTCTATGCTGTCTAAGTTGATTACCGATCCACGAATTGATTGGTCAAAAGTCTCTATTTTCCATTTAGATGAATATGTAGGGCTGTCATCTCAGCACCCCGCCAGTTTTAGACGCTATCTGAAAGAGCGTGTTGCCGATAAGCTCCCAAATTTAAAAACGTTTACCTACGTCAATGCGGATGCTGTGCCATTGGAGCCGGAGTTAGAAAGGTTGAACAGTTTCATTGGAAATGTGGTTATCGATGTTGCATTTGTCGGCATTGGCGAAAATGGACATTTGGCGTTTAACGATCCACCAGCAGATTTTGATGTGACGGAGCCATACATTGTGGTTGAGTTGGATGAAGCATGCCGTCGCCAGCAGTTAGGAGAAGGGTGGTTCAGCTCTCTCGATAAGGTACCAAGTTTCGCTATCTCGATGTCGATTCAGCAAATCCTAAAAAGCCGCACGATTGTCTGTACTGTGCCATCAAAGCGCAAAGCGCTGGCCGTGCAGCAGTGCTTTGAAGGAGCAGTAACACCAGAGCATCCGGCCTCAGTCTTACAACAGCACCCGTCTGTGCATGTTTTTCTCGACCAAGACGCGGCGAGCGCATTAACAAAATAG
- a CDS encoding N-acetylglucosamine-6-phosphate deacetylase, with product MMKIESKEALKPLNQEQELVVFSGHAVPKMRYRFGADGKVQQVSVEHPWSQADNAHQTVVTPGLVDIQVNGFNGVDFNSPGLTAEKLDSALMAMLETGVTRCLPTLISAEEEKLCQLLSALDHAVQQSQLAPYMVMGYHIEGPFLSPQEGFVGAHPKQAMIAGSKRLVAKLQSLITKPILLMTVAPEIEGVLQLIPYLKAQGITVALGHTAADPQTIQQAVNVGALLSTHLGNGLAHQLHKVDNPLMTQLAEERLFASFIADGHHVKPELLKLWLRAKTPEHSILTTDATAAAGSSQVPGIFHLGDCEIELCADGVVREPGSPYFAGSSARMDRMVNDVMRWCGYDLSTILQMTRHNPLYLLSQTKTLPVQGDDAEFLHWANTPDGPRLTTVYIGGWTIHL from the coding sequence ATGATGAAGATTGAGAGTAAAGAAGCACTGAAACCGCTGAATCAAGAGCAAGAGCTGGTTGTCTTTAGTGGTCATGCTGTTCCCAAGATGCGTTATCGCTTTGGCGCAGATGGAAAGGTACAACAAGTTTCTGTTGAGCACCCTTGGAGCCAAGCAGATAACGCTCACCAAACGGTTGTGACTCCGGGTTTGGTGGACATTCAAGTGAATGGCTTTAACGGTGTCGATTTTAATTCCCCTGGGTTAACGGCAGAGAAGCTGGATAGTGCCCTTATGGCAATGCTGGAAACAGGGGTTACTCGATGTTTGCCAACCCTAATTTCGGCTGAAGAAGAGAAATTGTGTCAGCTGCTTTCTGCATTGGACCATGCCGTTCAGCAAAGCCAACTCGCGCCATATATGGTGATGGGCTATCACATTGAAGGGCCTTTCTTATCACCTCAGGAAGGCTTTGTTGGTGCGCACCCGAAACAGGCGATGATTGCAGGTTCAAAACGTTTGGTTGCTAAGCTGCAATCGCTCATTACTAAACCTATTTTGTTGATGACAGTAGCGCCAGAAATAGAGGGTGTACTCCAGCTCATCCCTTATTTGAAGGCACAAGGGATTACAGTGGCGTTGGGTCACACTGCCGCTGATCCTCAGACAATACAGCAAGCCGTGAATGTGGGGGCACTGTTGTCTACCCATTTGGGCAATGGATTAGCTCATCAACTGCATAAAGTGGACAACCCACTGATGACCCAGCTGGCGGAAGAACGACTGTTCGCAAGCTTTATTGCTGATGGCCATCATGTAAAACCCGAACTATTGAAGCTGTGGCTGCGTGCCAAAACACCAGAGCATTCCATTTTGACAACGGATGCAACAGCCGCTGCTGGTTCATCACAAGTTCCGGGTATTTTCCACTTGGGAGACTGTGAAATTGAGTTGTGTGCAGATGGTGTAGTCCGTGAACCCGGATCGCCGTATTTTGCAGGCTCTTCTGCACGTATGGATCGCATGGTAAACGACGTCATGCGCTGGTGCGGATACGACTTGAGCACCATTTTGCAAATGACTCGACATAACCCACTTTACCTTCTTTCTCAAACGAAGACTTTACCAGTTCAAGGAGACGATGCGGAGTTTCTTCATTGGGCGAACACACCAGATGGCCCAAGATTAACTACCGTTTATATAGGTGGTTGGACAATCCACTTGTAG
- a CDS encoding TRAP transporter substrate-binding protein: MKLRNVLVQTTAVFTLLSAHHAAAVTLKLAENQPESNPVTIAMHKFSELTEKYSDGEVKVKVFSGAQLGQESETIEQTQAGIIDLTRVNSVTLANVTPSVGVFTLPYIFKNTEHKYKVLDGEVGLKVREDMAEYGLVAFDYMEAGTRSFYTRESKPVKSIEDMKGLKIRVQKSPISIRMVDLVGGVATPMNYGEVFSSLQTGVIDGAENDYVSYLTSGHYEVAPNYVEDGHLSPPAILIMNKKKFDALPKNQRDAIRRAAKEAALFERELMFKANIEAKEKVIAAGVKVTVIDNTPFQQAVQPVYEQFPKLLPLVEQIQAVK, from the coding sequence ATGAAATTGAGAAACGTACTGGTGCAGACAACGGCAGTGTTCACGCTGCTGTCTGCACACCATGCTGCTGCTGTGACGCTAAAACTGGCAGAGAATCAACCAGAGTCCAACCCTGTTACGATTGCGATGCATAAGTTCTCCGAGCTAACGGAAAAGTATTCTGACGGTGAAGTCAAAGTTAAGGTTTTCTCCGGGGCTCAATTAGGGCAGGAAAGTGAAACCATTGAGCAAACTCAAGCTGGGATCATTGATTTAACTCGAGTAAACAGTGTGACATTGGCGAATGTTACTCCAAGCGTTGGCGTATTCACGCTGCCATATATCTTTAAAAATACGGAGCACAAATACAAAGTACTGGATGGCGAAGTGGGTCTAAAAGTACGTGAAGATATGGCTGAATATGGGCTGGTGGCGTTTGACTACATGGAAGCAGGCACGCGAAGTTTTTATACGCGTGAAAGCAAACCAGTGAAGTCGATTGAAGACATGAAAGGGCTGAAAATCCGTGTCCAGAAGTCGCCTATATCGATTCGCATGGTGGATCTTGTCGGCGGTGTTGCAACGCCGATGAACTACGGTGAAGTCTTTTCAAGCTTGCAAACTGGTGTGATTGATGGAGCTGAAAATGACTATGTAAGCTACCTGACATCAGGCCATTATGAAGTCGCGCCAAACTATGTGGAAGATGGCCATTTAAGTCCTCCTGCGATTCTTATCATGAACAAGAAGAAGTTTGATGCTTTGCCAAAGAATCAACGAGATGCCATCCGCCGAGCAGCGAAAGAGGCGGCGTTGTTTGAGCGAGAGTTGATGTTTAAAGCCAATATCGAGGCGAAAGAAAAAGTCATTGCCGCTGGCGTGAAAGTAACGGTGATTGATAACACACCATTCCAACAAGCAGTTCAACCCGTTTATGAACAGTTTCCGAAATTGCTGCCGCTGGTGGAACAGATCCAAGCGGTAAAATAA
- a CDS encoding TRAP transporter small permease has protein sequence MTQWIDKLNAIIGWIAYRLLELIVVITVGQVILRYVFNQPTSWSEEVMLLFLVWYGMLSIAIGVRTHSHVAIVYLRDRVPAMIGRGLDYFAYCCVCGFALVLLLNAQTLVDIAGAQILPASGLPKKLLYYSAVAGALLMVMNALTNLLTGDVTEHEVKSNDC, from the coding sequence ATGACGCAATGGATAGACAAACTCAACGCCATCATTGGCTGGATTGCTTACCGGTTATTGGAGTTAATTGTGGTGATCACGGTAGGGCAAGTGATCCTTCGTTACGTGTTTAATCAGCCCACCAGTTGGTCAGAAGAAGTAATGCTCTTATTTCTGGTGTGGTATGGCATGTTGTCGATAGCCATTGGTGTTCGAACTCATTCTCATGTGGCGATTGTCTATTTAAGAGACCGAGTCCCAGCAATGATAGGTCGAGGATTGGATTATTTTGCCTACTGCTGCGTTTGTGGTTTTGCGTTGGTACTGCTGCTTAATGCACAAACCTTGGTGGATATTGCGGGGGCGCAAATCCTGCCCGCGTCGGGGTTACCAAAAAAATTACTCTATTACTCAGCAGTTGCAGGGGCTTTGTTAATGGTCATGAATGCGCTGACGAATTTGCTGACCGGAGATGTCACAGAACATGAGGTAAAAAGTAATGACTGTTGA